A window of the Oryza brachyantha chromosome 5, ObraRS2, whole genome shotgun sequence genome harbors these coding sequences:
- the LOC102716973 gene encoding serine/threonine-protein kinase STY13-like, with translation MSSMEKMDARGLGNRKSSLNSGSEVLTAAWEIDLSRLQINDFVKQGSQGTQFWGKYHGRDVAVKLLEWGRDGHSTPEQIIHLGESLRELAAAWDEMDHPNIAKLVGAFIGKSPPPGTTSFVLAEHLNGGTLREYLNKHIKSKVTYKNAVNLALGMARGLSYLHSRKIVHHNISTENMLLDDNLNLKIADFGVTCIDSEPKDMTGRTGTSCYVAPEVLDGKPYNHKCDVYSFGICLWEIYCCEIPYVDANFVDITSAVLHNHMRPKIPKCCPLDMANIMRMCWDAEPASRPEMQEVVVMLEKLDTKKGRGMVPAGQPFGCLCFSIRRRGS, from the coding sequence ATGTCTAGCATGGAGAAGATGGACGCCAGGGGATTGGGTAACCGCAAAAGCAGCTTGAATTCTGGCAGTGAGGTGCTGACGGCGGCATGGGAGATCGATCTCTCCCGCCTGCAGATCAACGATTTTGTGAAACAAGGGTCGCAGGGCACGCAGTTCTGGGGCAAGTACCACGGGCGTGATGTCGCCGTGAAGCTGCTCGAGTGGGGACGGGATGGGCACTCCACGCCAGAACAGATCATCCACCTAGGAGAGTCGCTGCGCGAGCTGGCCGCCGCTTGGGACGAGATGGACCATCCAAATATCGCCAAGTTGGTCGGCGCATTCATTGGTAAATCACCACCGCCGGGCACAACGTCCTTCGTCCTGGCCGAGCACCTCAACGGAGGAACGTTGAGGGAATATCTGAACAAGCATATCAAATCCAAAGTGACATACAAGAACGCCGTCAACTTGGCGCTGGGAATGGCGAGAGGACTTAGCTATCTGCACTCGAGGAAGATTGTGCACCATAACATCAGCACTGAGAACATGCTCCTTGACGACAACCTCAACCTCAAGATCGCTGACTTCGGTGTGACTTGCATCGATTCTGAACCGAAGGACATGACGGGGCGGACGGGCACATCATGTTACGTGGCGCCGGAGGTGCTCGACGGGAAGCCATACAACCATAAGTGCGATGTGTATAGCTTTGGCATCTGTCTATGGGAAATCTACTGCTGCGAGATACCCTACGTGGACGCCAACTTTGTCGATATCACATCGGCAGTCCTCCACAACCACATGCGACCGAAGATCCCGAAGTGTTGCCCGTTGGACATGGCGAACATCATGAGAATGTGCTGGGATGCCGAGCCGGCTTCGCGGCCAGAGATGCAGGAGGTGGTAGTGATGCTAGAGAAGTTGGACACCAAGAAAGGTCGTGGCATGGTGCCAGCGGGGCAGCCTTTCGGTTGCTTATGCTTCTCAATCAGACGTCGTGGCTCCTAG
- the LOC102717253 gene encoding serine/threonine-protein kinase STY13-like — MAASSSLNSGSEVPTAAWEIDLSRLQINDFVKQGSQGTLFCGKYDGRDVAVKLLEWGRDGHSTPEQIICLGESLRELAAAWDEMDHPNIAKFIGAFIGKSPPPDTTSFVLTERLNGGTLREYLDKHTKCKLNYKNAVNLALGMARGLSYLHSRQIVHHNVRTENMLLDDNVNIKIADFGVSCIDSDPKDMTGRTGTSCYKAPEVLDGKPYNHKCDVYSFGICLWEIYCCANFIDVTSAALHNQLRPKIPKCCPQDMARIMRMCWDVEPASRPEMHEVVGMLEKLNTKKGHGMVPAGQPSGCSCFSIKHHFS; from the coding sequence ATGGCCGCCAGCAGCAGCTTGAATTCTGGCAGTGAGGTGCCGACGGCAGCATGGGAGATTGATCTCTCCCGGCTGCAGATCAACGATTTTGTGAAACAAGGGTCGCAGGGCACGCTGTTCTGTGGCAAGTACGACGGGCGCGATGTCGCCGTGAAGCTGCTCGAGTGGGGGCGTGATGGGCACTCCACGCCAGAACAGATCATCTGCCTAGGAGAGTCGCTGCGTGAGCTGGCTGCCGCTTGGGACGAGATGGACCATCCAAATATCGCCAAATTCATCGGCGCATTCATTGGTAAATCACCACCGCCGGACACAACGTCCTTCGTCCTGActgagcgcctcaacggaggaACATTGAGGGAATATCTGGACAAGCATACCAAGTGCAAACTGAACTACAAGAATGCCGTCAACTTGGCGCTGGGAATGGCTAGAGGGCTTAGCTATCTGCATTCGAGGCAGATTGTGCACCATAACGTCAGGACTGAGAACATGCTCCTTGACGACAATGTCAACATAAAGATCGCCGACTTCGGTGTGTCTTGCATCGATTCCGATCCGAAGGACATGACGGGGCGGACAGGCACGTCGTGCTACAAGGCGCCGGAGGTGCTCGACGGGAAGCCATACAACCATAAGTGCGACGTGTATAGCTTTGGCATCTGCCTATGGGAAATCTACTGCTGCGCCAACTTCATCGATGTCACGTCGGCAGCCCTCCACAACCAGCTACGACCGAAGATCCCGAAATGCTGCCCGCAGGACATGGCGCGCATCATGAGGATGTGCTGGGACGTCGAGCCGGCTTCGCGGCCAGAGATGCATGAGGTGGTAGGGATGCTAGAGAAGCTGAACACCAAGAAAGGTCACGGCATGGTGCCAGCGGGGCAGCCTTCCGGTTGCTCATGCTTCTCAATTAAACATCATTTCTCCTAG
- the LOC102717528 gene encoding serine/threonine-protein kinase STY13-like, whose product MAAMASGADVKVEPPCENLEEDEQEGYVRGDLLDLSSMDIHLEEKMVATALGNRSSSVSCGGGEVPMAPWVLDLSRLKIGDFVKQGYHGTLFRGEYDGRDVAVKLLEWGGDGYSTPEQIDRLRASLRDVAAAWHPIDHPNIAKFVGAHVGTSPPPDTACFVVVEYLTGGTLKNYLINHMESKLSYKNVVDLALAMARGLSCLHSRKIVHRDVKTDNMLLDDKQNLKIADFGVARIESDPKDMTGLTGTPRYMAPEVLDGKPYDHKCDVYSFGICLWEIYCCEMPYMDISFADVTSAVLHKHLRPEIPKCCPRDMARIMRRCWDAEPTSRPEMHEVVEMLEKLNIRKGRGMVPARQPSGCFCFSIRRHRS is encoded by the coding sequence ATGGCGGCCATGGCGTCGGGAGCGGACGTGAAGGTTGAGCCTCCATGCGAGAACTTGGAGGAGGACGAGCAGGAGGGATACGTGCGCGGCGATTTGCTCGACCTCTCTAGCATGGACATCCATCTCGAGGAGAAAATGGTCGCCACCGCACTGGGCaaccgcagcagcagcgtcagctgcggcggtggagaggtgCCCATGGCGCCGTGGGTGCTCGATCTCTCCAGGCTCAAGATCGGCGATTTCGTGAAGCAAGGGTACCACGGCACGCTGTTCCGCGGAGAGTACGATGGCCGCGACGTCGCCGTGAAGCTGCTCGAGTGGGGAGGGGACGGGTACTCGACGCCCGAACAGATTGACCGCCTCCGAGCGTCGCTGCGGGACGTGGCCGCCGCCTGGCACCCGATCGACCATCCGAACATCGCCAAGTTCGTCGGCGCACACGTTGGtacctcgcctccgccggaCACAGCGTGCTTTGTCGTGGTCGAGTACCTCACCGGAGGAACACTGAAGAATTACCTGATCAATCATATGGAATCCAAACTGTCCTACAAGAATGTCGTCGACTTGGCGCTGGCAATGGCCAGAGGGCTGAGCTGCCTGCACTCGAGAAAAATTGTGCACCGCGACGTGAAGACGGACAACATGCTTCTCGATGATAAGCAGAACCTCAAGATCGCCGACTTCGGTGTAGCCCGCATCGAGTCTGACCCAAAGGACATGACGGGGCTGACGGGCACGCCACGCTACATGGCGCCAGAGGTGCTTGACGGGAAACCTTACGACCACAAGTGCGACGTATACAGCTTTGGCATCTGTCTCTGGGAAATCTACTGCTGTGAGATGCCGTACATGGACATCAGTTTCGCCGACGTCACGTCAGCGGTCCTCCACAAGCACTTGCGGCCTGAGATCCCAAAGTGTTGCCCGCGGGACATGGCACGTATCATGAGGAGGTGCTGGGACGCTGAGCCAACGTCGCGGCCGGAGATGCATGAGGTTGTGGAGATGCTAGAGAAGCTCAACATCAGGAAAGGCCGTGGCATGGTGCCAGCGAGACAACCTTCCGGTTGCTTCTGTTTCTCTATTAGGCGCCATCGCTCATAG